The Equus asinus isolate D_3611 breed Donkey chromosome 22, EquAss-T2T_v2, whole genome shotgun sequence genome has a segment encoding these proteins:
- the LOC106822850 gene encoding olfactory receptor 6C4-like produces the protein MKNWTTFTEFILQGLTDQPELQAVIFIFLFLAYLLSVLGNLTIIILTLVDPHLKTPMYFFLRNFSFLEISFTSIFIPRFLMSLTTGNKAISFAGCMTQYFFAIFLGGTEFYLLASMSYDRYVAICKPLHYLTIMSSRVCIQLVFCSWLGGVLAILPPFILISQIDFCASNVLNQYYCDYRPLLELASSDTSLLELIVIFLAVLTLVVTLVLVTLSYIYIVRTILRIPSAQRRTKAFATCSSHLIVITFSYGSCIFLYINPSPKKGGNFDKEISLLMTSVSPLLNPFIYTLRNQQVKQAFKSTVKKIVKI, from the coding sequence ATGAAAAACTGGACCACATTTACTGAGTTTATCTTGCAGGGCCTCACAGATCAACCTGAACTCCAGGCGGTGATATTCATCTTTCTGTTCCTTGCCTACCTGCTAAGTGTCCTAGGAAATCTGACCATCATCATTCTCACTCTGGTAGACCCCCACCTCAAGacccccatgtatttcttccttcgGAATTTCTCCTTCTTAGAAATTTCCTTCACGTCCATTTTTATTCCCAGATTTCTGATGAGCTTGACAACAGGAAATAAAGCCATCAGCTTTGCTGGATGCATGACCCAGTATTTTTTTGCTATATTTCTTGGGGGAACAGAATTTTACCTCTTAGCTTCTatgtcctatgaccgctacgtggccatctgcaaacccctGCATTACCTGACCATCATGAGCAGCAGAGTCTGCATACAACTTGTGTTCTGCTCCTGGCTAGGGGGAGTCCTGGCCATCTTACCCCCATTCATCCTGATAAGCCAGATAGATTTCTGTGCCTCCAATGTGTTGAATCAATATTACTGTGACTATAGACCCCTCTTAGAACTTGCCAGCTCAGACACAAGCCTCTTAGAATTAATAGTCATCTTCTTAGCTGTTTTGACGCTGGTGGTTACTCTGGTGCTGGTGACACTTTCTTATATATACATCGTCAGGACTATTCTGAGGATCCCTTCTGCCCAGCGAAGGACAAAGGCGTTTGCCACTTGTTCCTCCCACCTGATTGTCATCACCTTCTCTTATGGAAGCTGCATCTTTTTATACATTAACCCATCACCAAAGAAAGGAGGTAACTTCGACAAGGAAATATCTCTGCTCATGACTTCAGTTAGCCCCTTGTTGAACCCCTTTATTTACACCCTAAGGAATCAGCAGGTGAAGCAAGCTTTTAAGAGCAcagtaaaaaaaattgtgaagatttga
- the LOC106822831 gene encoding olfactory receptor 6C2-like produces the protein MKNYTALTTFILVGLTDDPNLQILLFIFLFLTYLLSVVGNLTIITLTLVDSHLKTPMYFFLRNFSILEVSFTTVCIPRFLYTMASGDNTVTYNACAAQLFFVVTLSVTEFFLLTAMSYDRYVAICKPLHYTTIMNNRVCIRFLVSCYVLSLIIVLPPYIMGFEFEFCDSNVIGHFGCEAAPILKIACSDTEFIERVVLVLAVLTLLFASVCVIMSYTHIIRTILRFPSVQQRKKAFSTCSSHLIVVSITCGSCIFIYIKPHAKEGLAVNKVVSVLTTSVAPAMNPFIYTLRNKQVIQAFKDMNKRVASISKN, from the coding sequence ATGAAAAATTATACAGCACTAACAACATTCATCCTGGTGGGACTAACAGATGATCCAAACCTACAGATTctgctgtttatctttttgtttctaaCCTACTTGTTGAGTGTTGTCGGGAACCTGACCATCATCACGCTCACCTTGGTGGATTCCCACCTTAAAACGcccatgtattttttcctccGGAATTTCTCCATCTTAGAAGTGTCATTTACAACTGTCTGCATTCCCAGATTCCTCTACACAATGGCATCTGGGGACAATACTGTTACCTACAATGCTTGTGCAGCtcaattattttttgttgtgaCCCTGAGTGTTACTGAGTTTTTTCTCCTGACAGCCATGTCCTACGACCGTtacgtggccatctgcaaacccctGCATTACACGACCATCATGAACAATAGAGTCTGCATCAGGTTCCTTGTTAGTTGTTACGTGTTGTCTCTGATCATAGTCCTTCCACCCTACATCATGGGCTTTGAGTTTGAGTTTTGTGACTCCAATGTCATAGGTCACTTTGGCTGTGAGGCTGCTCCCATCCTGAAGATTGCCTGCTCGGACACGGAGTTCATAGAGCGGGTTGTCTTGGTCCTGGCTGTGTTGACCCTCCTGTTCGCCTCGGTGTGTGTAATTATGTCCTACACGCACATCATCAGGACCATTCTCAGATTTCcttctgtgcagcaaaggaaaaaggCTTTTTCGACATGTTCTTCCCACCTAATTGTGGTTTCTATCACTTGCGGAAGCTGCATCTTCATCTATATCAAACCGCATGCAAAAGAAGGGCTTGCTGTGAACAAGGTGGTGTCAGTGCTCACCACCTCAGTTGCCCCAGCAATGAACCCCTTCATTTATACTCTGAGGAACAAGCAAGTGATACAAGCTTTCAAAGACATGAACAAAAGGGTTGCATCTATCTCAAAGAACTAG